In Trueperella pecoris, the DNA window ACTTCCCGTTTATCTCGACGTGAAGTAAAATCGTGGCATGTACAAACACGATGAAGTGGACGACGTCGTCGCAGCCTGGCACACCCAGCGACCCGACTTTGACGTAGCGCCGCTCGAAATCTTCTCGCGATTCCTCCGCGTCAACCGGCACTTTTCGAAAGTGCGCCGATCGGTGTACGCCAAGCACGGCCTCGAAACGTGGGAGTTTGAGATGCTCGCCGCTCTGCGCCGCGACCCCAACCACGTCCTCACTGCCGGCCAACTCATGAAGGACACGTTCGTATCTTCCGGCACCATCACCAACCGCATCGACCGCATGCAGGAAAGCGGCCTGGTGACGCGCAAGTCCGCGCCCGACGACGGGCGAGTCGTCCAGGTTAGCGCTACCAAGAAGGGGCTGAACGCGGTTGACAATGCGATGGGTGAGCTCCTGCAGGTCGAGCGTGAGATTCTTGCCCAATTCGACTCCGAGCAAAACGAGCGCGCCGCCGAGTACCTGCGCCAGGTCCTCATCACGCTCTCGGAGCGCCACGAGGGGGCGCCGCCGAAGAAGGCGTCCAAGAAGCGCGCCGCCGGCTGAGGGCTGCCCGCGCTGTACTAAAGTGTGGGCGGTCCCAGTGGGGCAATCTCCGCGCTGTACTAAAGTGTCGTTTAGTGCCCGGAATGTCTGCAATTTAATAGGGTGTCAGTCAGGTTAGTACAGCGCGGAGCTGAGGCTTGGGTGTGGGTACCCACTTTAGTGCACCCCTGCCCCGCCCCACCGTGGCCAGGACCCTACTGGCGGACTCGGAAGGCCTGCATGATGGATAGACGCTTGCCCGTATGCAGGATCGAGTTGGAATAGATCTTGCCCGCCAGCATGGCCACGAGTGGAATGGCGATGACGCCGAGTGCCGCTGCGAGCAGCATTTCGGGTGTGCTGACGGCCTTGTAGGCTTGGCGGACGGGCATCATGAACGGGCTGAGGCCCGGAATTGCGGAGAGAATCTTCGTCCAGGTCGAATCCGGGGCGTTGGGAACCAGGAAGAGCGCAAGGTAGAACGGCACGAGCATTCCCATCGACACCGGGGTGGTGACTGCGCTGAGGTCCTCTTGGCGGGTGGCGAGGGAGGAGAATGCGCCCATCACCATCGCGTAGAAGAAGAAGCCCAGAACCATCCACAGGACCATCCAGCCTAGGTAGCCGCCCAAGTTGAGTTCGAGCTCGACTCCGGCGATCTTCACGGCCACAAGTGCCGCAGCGATGAGGACCGCGAACTGAAGGAGTAGGAAGACCCCGATGCCGATCACTTTGCCGAGCAACAGGGTGCGCGGCCGGATCGTGGTCAGCAGGATCTCCACCACGCGCGAGGACTTTTCTTGTACCACGCCGTTGCCGATGGTGGTGATGCCGAGCATGATCATCATGAACATGACCATCATGCCCACCAGCGACGTAATGTATCCGATGGGGTCGTTCATCATCAGGTTGCCGCGGTCGAAGGAGACGAATCGTGGCGTGACGTCGACCGAGGAGGCCAGCTGCGCGTAGTCGGACGCGGCAAGCGTGGCGCCCTTGGACTCCATGAGCTGTGCGCTCGCGGCCGTGTTGATCGTGGCGGCGACGACGGGGTTCACCCTGCGCGTGCCATCGCCCTCGACGACGACGCTCGGAACCTCGCCTTCTTTGACAAGGACGACGGCGTAGCCATCGGCGTCCGATTCGTAACGCTGGCGGAGGTAGTCCTCGGCCGTGCCCGCGCCGATGACTTCGGTGGTGATCCCGGTGCCGGCAGCCGCGGTTTCGAGGTAGGGCAGGTAGGCCTGCGCCGACTCGTCGACGGCGATGATAGGCGCCGTTGGCGCCTCCGCATTCGGATCGTCGGAGAGGAAGTATCGGCCGGCGAGACCCGCGCCAAGAATGAGGACGGTCATGACGGCGATCGAGATGATCATTGCCTTGGAGCGAGCCATAGTCATGAACTCGCGCTTGATGACGTGAATAAGCATTACTTCTTGCCTCCAAACAGGGAGAATCGGCTTTTCTTGTGGTCCTCGGCGGGCTGGGGTGCGGGGATCTGCACGATGCTACCGAAGAGGTCCGTCAACGACGGGCGCACCCGGGTGAAGCTGTGGACAGGGCCGGCGGAAAGCGCGGCATGGAGAACTTCCTGGTCGTCCATACCGGCAGGTAGCTTAGCGCGAACGACGTGATGCGAGTCGGAATCGGGCGAAAGACCAAGTTGGCGGAGAGCGTTAGCCGTGGCGACGGCGTCGGGAGCCTCAATCTCGATCACGACGTCAGAGCCGGACTCGCGCAGGTGGTCAATGGTTCCCTCTGCGGCGATCTTGCCCAGCGAGGCGATCCCGACGCGGTCGCAGAGACGCTCGACGAGGTCGAGCTGGTGGGAGGAAAAGACGACGGTGGCACCGCTGGCGGCCTTCTCTCGCAGTACGGCGCTCATGTCGGCGACAGCGAGGGGGTCGAGGCCGGAGAAGGGCTCGTCGAGCACGAGGATCGACGGATCGTGGACGAGGGCGGCGGCAAGCTGGACGCGTTGCTGGTTACCCAGGGAGAGGGCCTGGACCTCGTCGCCGCGACGCATGTGAACGCCGAGGCGTTCGGTCCAATACTCCATCGCCTTGCGGGCATCGACATCAGAAAGGCCGTGAAGCTTAGCGAAGTAGATCAGCTGCTCGCCGACCTTCATCTTCGGGTAAAGGCCACGCTCCTCGGGCATGTACCCGAAGTGCTGCCGGTCGGCGAATGTCAGCGCCTTGCCATTGTTGAGCACGTCACCCGAGTCCGCGTTCAGGATGCCGAGAACGATGCGCATCGTCGTCGTCTTGCCGGCGCCGTTTGACCCGACGAAGCCATACACCTCGCCGGGGTGGACCGTGAAGTCCATTCCGTCTAGTGCCTGCGTTTTACCGAAGGCCTTCCTTAGTTCTTTGATCTCGAGACTCATGTTTCTCTTTCCTAGTTGTAGGTGATCGAAAAGTCGATGTGTTGGTGGTCGATAACTCGATCTTACGGTGTGTGAAGTGGATAAAACGGTCGTTGGGAAGCCCTCCCCACCCCTCGCATCTGTCTGACCTGCGATGTTAGTTGTCCAGAGGTATCTGTTCGCTGAGGTAAACAAGCTGCGCGAGCTGCCTTTTATAGGTGGCGTAGGCCTTGCGGCCGGCGCGTGTGGCGGCGTAGCTCGTCCTGCTGCCGCGCCCGTGGCCTTTCCGTTGGTGCAAGTACTTGAAGGGGCGCCCTAGCTGAGCGGCAACTCTAGCCGCGGCTCGCGCTCGAGGCCGTGGAGGCCATTCCAGATGAGGTTGACGAGGTGCGCCGCGAGGACTTCCTTGCTCGGCGTCTTCTCGTTGGCCCATATCTGCCCCATCGTGCCCACTGTCCCGGCGAGCATCTGTGCGTACATCGGCGCCGTGTCGGCGTCGAAGCCGAGATGGTCGAAATAGGGGCCTAGGAGCTCGGTCAGGTAGTCGCCCATGTCGGACATGATCGTGGAAAACTGTGAGCCCGAAATGACATCCGGCGACTGGTGAACCATGAGCCCAAAACCGTCAGGATTGACCTCGATGTAATCGAGCAGGGCGAGTATGGAGCCCTCAAGCGCTTCGCGCGGGCGAAGGTCGACGCGCATCTTGTCCTGGAGGAGCTCGTTGAGCGCGGTCGTCTCGCGATCCACGATGACCTGGTAGAGGCCCTCTTTGCCGCCGAAATGCTCGTAGATCACCGGCTTGGACACGCCCGCCGCGCTCGCGACTTCCTCGACGGAGACGGCGTCGAAGCCGTGCGCGGCAAACAGGCGGCGGCCAATGCTGATTAACTGTTCGCGACGCTGAACACGCGTCATTCTCGAGCGCTTCGGGCGATGATTGGAGGATTCAGGCTCATTCAACATGGGACTATTATCGCAAACGAGGTGCTAAATGCCGATCTGATTGGAAATTGGTTGCGCAAAACTGGCACAATGGTGGAGATTCCGCCATGGTGTAACGGCAGCACACGGGTCTTTGGAACCCTTTGTCTAGGTTCGAATCCTAGTGGCGGAGCGCTCGTGATCCCGAGGAGGAAACATGGCCGCACTCACCGCAGCAATCGTCCTTGCTGCTGGCAAAGGCACGCGTATCAAGTCATCGATTCCGAAGGTGCTGTTGCCGATGAACGGCCGTTCCCTTGTGGGTCATGTGAATGACGCCGTTGTGGGCGCTGGCGCTGAACACTTGGTTTTCGTTGTGCGCCATGAGCGTCAGATGGTTGCCGAGCATATCTCGAGCATCAACCCTGATGCCGTCATTGCTGATCAGGATGAGATCAAGGGCACTGGTCGAGCCGCGTGGTGTGGCTTGCAGGGGCTGCCCGCCGATATTGAGGGGTCCGTCCTCATCATGGCCGGCGATTCGCCCATGTTCACCTCCGAAACCCTCGCGGCGCTTTCTGAGGCTCATGCTTGCGGCGATAATGCCGTGACGGTGCTCTCCACGGTTGTTGCGGACCCGACCGGCTACGGCCGCATCGTGCGTGACGGGCTGGGCAACGTCGTCGGGATCGTCGAACACAAGGACGCCACCGAGGCCCAGCGTAACATTCGCGAAATTGGCACCTCCACCTACGTCTTCGACATTGCGTTCCTGCGCGAGAGCCTCGACAACCTCGACACGAACAATTCTCAGGGCGAAATGTATCTCACCGACGTCGTCGCCAGGGCTCACCAGCTCGGCAAGGGCGTCGGATCTTTCGTTCTCGAAGATTCTCTCCAAGCGGAGGGCGTGAACGACCTCGTTCAGCTCGCTGGCCTGCGCGCCGAGAAGAACCGTCGCATCATGGAGGCGTGGATGCGCTCCGGAGTCGCCATCGTCGACCCGGCGACGACGCACATCGACGTCGACGTCACGCTCGAGCCCGACGCCGTCGTTGAACCCGGCACCATCTTGCGTGGCACGACGCACGTGGCGGCGTTTGCCGTCGTCGGCCCGAATTCCGAACTCGACTCCGTCAACGTTGGCGAGCGCGCCGTCGTCGCACACACGGTGGCATCCGGCGTCGAGGTCGAGGCGGGCGAGGTTGTCTCGCCATTCAGCATACTTACCAACAAAAAGTAAGAAGGGCCCATCCGGCCCTGAATGCGCGGGGTAGGGTGGGTATGAACACCAGTCGCCGCGCCGCGGCCAACGAAAAGAGAGAAGTGGGATGACGGGTATTCACACCAGCGGTGAGAAGCATCTAGTTCTGGCGAGCGGGCGCGCTCACCCTGAACTGGCAAAGGCGGTGGCGGAAGAACTCGGTATCGAACTTCTCCCGGTGACGGCCTACGATTTCGCCAACTCGGAAATCTACGTCCGGTATGACGAGTCGCTGCGCGGCTCGGACGTTTTTGTCCTTCAGTCCATCACGCCGCCGGTCAACAAGTGGATCATGGAGACCCTCATTATGGTCGACGCCGCTAAGCGGGCTTCGGCCAAGCGCATCACCGTCGTCGTGCCTTCTTACCCCTACGCCCGTCAGGATAAGAAGCACAAGGGGCGCGAGCCCATCTCGGCGCGCCTCATGGCTGACCTGTTCAAGACCGCCGGCGCTGACCGTATCATGTCCGTGGATCTGCACGCCGCGCAGTCGCAGGGCTTCTTCGACGGGCCGGTTGACCACCTGTGGGCCATGCCGACGCTGGTCAACTACGTGCGCACCCGCATCGAGCCCGAAAGCTCCGTCATCGTTTCTCCCGACGCCGGCCGTATCAAGGTTGCCGAGCAGTGGGGCGAGCGTCTCGGTGGCGTGCCGTTGGCCTTCGTCCACAAGACGCGTGACATTACTCGTCCCAACCAGGCAACCGCTAATCGTGTGGTGGGCGACGTCGTTGGCCGTACCGCCGTCATCGTTGACGATCTCATCGACACTGCCGGCACCATCGCTGGCGCCGTTCGCGTTGTGCTCGAGGCGGGCGCGAAGGACGTCATCATCGCGGCAACCCACGGTGTGCTTTCGGACCCGGCCGCCCAGCGCCTGGC includes these proteins:
- a CDS encoding ABC transporter ATP-binding protein → MSLEIKELRKAFGKTQALDGMDFTVHPGEVYGFVGSNGAGKTTTMRIVLGILNADSGDVLNNGKALTFADRQHFGYMPEERGLYPKMKVGEQLIYFAKLHGLSDVDARKAMEYWTERLGVHMRRGDEVQALSLGNQQRVQLAAALVHDPSILVLDEPFSGLDPLAVADMSAVLREKAASGATVVFSSHQLDLVERLCDRVGIASLGKIAAEGTIDHLRESGSDVVIEIEAPDAVATANALRQLGLSPDSDSHHVVRAKLPAGMDDQEVLHAALSAGPVHSFTRVRPSLTDLFGSIVQIPAPQPAEDHKKSRFSLFGGKK
- a CDS encoding NTP transferase domain-containing protein codes for the protein MAALTAAIVLAAGKGTRIKSSIPKVLLPMNGRSLVGHVNDAVVGAGAEHLVFVVRHERQMVAEHISSINPDAVIADQDEIKGTGRAAWCGLQGLPADIEGSVLIMAGDSPMFTSETLAALSEAHACGDNAVTVLSTVVADPTGYGRIVRDGLGNVVGIVEHKDATEAQRNIREIGTSTYVFDIAFLRESLDNLDTNNSQGEMYLTDVVARAHQLGKGVGSFVLEDSLQAEGVNDLVQLAGLRAEKNRRIMEAWMRSGVAIVDPATTHIDVDVTLEPDAVVEPGTILRGTTHVAAFAVVGPNSELDSVNVGERAVVAHTVASGVEVEAGEVVSPFSILTNKK
- a CDS encoding TetR/AcrR family transcriptional regulator, whose protein sequence is MLNEPESSNHRPKRSRMTRVQRREQLISIGRRLFAAHGFDAVSVEEVASAAGVSKPVIYEHFGGKEGLYQVIVDRETTALNELLQDKMRVDLRPREALEGSILALLDYIEVNPDGFGLMVHQSPDVISGSQFSTIMSDMGDYLTELLGPYFDHLGFDADTAPMYAQMLAGTVGTMGQIWANEKTPSKEVLAAHLVNLIWNGLHGLEREPRLELPLS
- a CDS encoding MarR family winged helix-turn-helix transcriptional regulator codes for the protein MYKHDEVDDVVAAWHTQRPDFDVAPLEIFSRFLRVNRHFSKVRRSVYAKHGLETWEFEMLAALRRDPNHVLTAGQLMKDTFVSSGTITNRIDRMQESGLVTRKSAPDDGRVVQVSATKKGLNAVDNAMGELLQVEREILAQFDSEQNERAAEYLRQVLITLSERHEGAPPKKASKKRAAG
- a CDS encoding ribose-phosphate diphosphokinase, producing the protein MTGIHTSGEKHLVLASGRAHPELAKAVAEELGIELLPVTAYDFANSEIYVRYDESLRGSDVFVLQSITPPVNKWIMETLIMVDAAKRASAKRITVVVPSYPYARQDKKHKGREPISARLMADLFKTAGADRIMSVDLHAAQSQGFFDGPVDHLWAMPTLVNYVRTRIEPESSVIVSPDAGRIKVAEQWGERLGGVPLAFVHKTRDITRPNQATANRVVGDVVGRTAVIVDDLIDTAGTIAGAVRVVLEAGAKDVIIAATHGVLSDPAAQRLAESGVREVILTDTLPIPVEKRFPQLTVLPIAPVLACAIQEVFNDGSVTSLFDGAHA
- a CDS encoding ABC transporter permease yields the protein MLIHVIKREFMTMARSKAMIISIAVMTVLILGAGLAGRYFLSDDPNAEAPTAPIIAVDESAQAYLPYLETAAAGTGITTEVIGAGTAEDYLRQRYESDADGYAVVLVKEGEVPSVVVEGDGTRRVNPVVAATINTAASAQLMESKGATLAASDYAQLASSVDVTPRFVSFDRGNLMMNDPIGYITSLVGMMVMFMMIMLGITTIGNGVVQEKSSRVVEILLTTIRPRTLLLGKVIGIGVFLLLQFAVLIAAALVAVKIAGVELELNLGGYLGWMVLWMVLGFFFYAMVMGAFSSLATRQEDLSAVTTPVSMGMLVPFYLALFLVPNAPDSTWTKILSAIPGLSPFMMPVRQAYKAVSTPEMLLAAALGVIAIPLVAMLAGKIYSNSILHTGKRLSIMQAFRVRQ